A single genomic interval of Ktedonobacterales bacterium harbors:
- a CDS encoding pyridoxamine 5'-phosphate oxidase family protein, with translation MLKMDAETRQTMQTFLAQYDTLLIATERDHQPFTTGAFFAEEISENGDITLYFTFIVTSRKLANLRDNPKVGIFIGPRQPTEWLEGTGAAQVVEEAQEAERVKSLVMNKSELAGKFMAQVPIVPVRVAVTWARITDLRAGYKVTEVQSEKEMIA, from the coding sequence ATGCTAAAAATGGACGCTGAAACCCGCCAGACCATGCAAACCTTTCTGGCGCAGTACGATACCTTGTTGATTGCCACCGAGCGCGATCACCAGCCCTTTACAACGGGCGCTTTCTTCGCCGAAGAGATCAGCGAAAACGGCGACATCACCCTCTATTTTACCTTCATTGTCACCTCGCGCAAGCTGGCGAACCTGCGCGACAACCCCAAAGTCGGCATTTTCATCGGGCCGCGCCAGCCAACCGAATGGCTGGAAGGAACAGGCGCGGCGCAGGTGGTGGAGGAGGCGCAGGAAGCCGAGCGCGTCAAGAGCCTGGTGATGAACAAATCCGAACTGGCGGGCAAGTTCATGGCGCAGGTACCGATTGTGCCGGTGCGCGTGGCCGTCACCTGGGCGCGCATCACCGACCTGCGCGCGGGCTACAAAGTCACTGAAGTGCAATCCGAAAAGGAAATGATCGCATGA
- a CDS encoding DUF6081 family protein — protein MSKAQTEQATEISPAKEKDSRIIYGNYGSIITGKNPTWQYGGFPLPDGSFWQYREPNAVVVVEGDRLRVAAVPLTRSNDQVQILDNAKNMYFSTQMFEPPEQGTITLEWWMSARGIDTAPHDLYDGFVSINLLDFATGLALDVFMSNDVIATVYARLPFPGVPVPEESQTDRPKYFCYFHELDTATKPGTRHDCKIAYTKSANELIFWIDGVEASHYTEVPAKMNSFLIALGLMTEKAQHQGKSISLHGQGLIGEWGPFTITKNR, from the coding sequence ATGAGCAAGGCCCAGACTGAGCAGGCAACCGAGATTTCGCCTGCCAAAGAGAAAGACTCGCGGATTATCTACGGAAACTATGGCTCGATCATTACCGGGAAGAACCCGACCTGGCAATATGGCGGCTTCCCGCTGCCAGATGGCTCGTTCTGGCAGTATCGTGAGCCAAACGCGGTGGTCGTCGTCGAAGGTGATCGGCTGCGCGTAGCTGCTGTACCTCTGACGCGCAGCAATGATCAGGTGCAGATTCTCGACAACGCCAAGAACATGTATTTCTCCACGCAGATGTTCGAGCCGCCGGAGCAAGGGACGATTACCCTGGAATGGTGGATGAGCGCGCGCGGCATAGATACCGCGCCCCACGACCTCTATGACGGGTTTGTCTCGATCAATCTGCTGGACTTCGCTACCGGCCTGGCGCTGGATGTGTTCATGTCCAACGACGTGATCGCCACCGTCTACGCCCGGCTGCCCTTTCCGGGCGTGCCTGTGCCGGAAGAGAGCCAGACTGATCGGCCCAAATATTTCTGTTATTTCCACGAATTAGACACCGCGACGAAGCCAGGAACGAGACACGATTGCAAGATTGCCTATACGAAAAGCGCAAACGAGTTGATCTTCTGGATTGACGGCGTGGAAGCCAGCCACTATACCGAAGTTCCGGCCAAGATGAACTCGTTCCTGATCGCGCTGGGTCTGATGACCGAGAAGGCTCAGCATCAGGGCAAGAGCATCTCGCTGCATGGACAGGGGCTGATTGGCGAGTGGGGACCGTTTACCATCACAAAGAACCGTTAA
- a CDS encoding glycosyltransferase family 2 protein, translated as MSRDEKMRAALDTVPETAAMGAQAAAAPKRTRIQRVLLVLPALNEAGKIGATISKTPAGVVHTILVVDDCSTDGTGAEAAALGAVVIRHAQNMGVGAAIRTGIYYARDHGYDVVVVAASDDQDIPAEIPRLLEPIEQGRAEFVQGSRYLRGGRRVHHPLSRTFMTWGYSALFTLIAFRRVTDGTNGFRAFLTDTALSFPLGQEWLNRYELEPYLYFRCLQKGVAVEVPATKVYPLDRKIGYTKMRPFRDWWRIFRPLLLVRLGIRR; from the coding sequence ATGAGTAGGGATGAAAAGATGCGGGCGGCGCTGGATACTGTGCCTGAAACCGCTGCGATGGGCGCTCAGGCAGCGGCGGCTCCCAAACGGACCAGGATTCAGCGGGTGCTGCTGGTGCTGCCCGCCTTGAACGAGGCGGGCAAAATAGGGGCAACCATCTCCAAGACGCCTGCGGGGGTGGTGCATACGATTCTGGTCGTTGATGACTGTTCGACGGACGGCACCGGGGCAGAAGCCGCCGCGTTGGGCGCGGTGGTGATCCGCCACGCGCAGAATATGGGCGTCGGCGCGGCCATACGCACAGGCATCTATTATGCGCGCGATCATGGCTATGATGTCGTGGTCGTGGCGGCCAGCGACGACCAGGATATTCCCGCTGAGATCCCGCGCCTGCTGGAGCCAATCGAACAGGGGCGAGCCGAGTTTGTGCAGGGTTCCCGCTATCTGCGCGGCGGCAGGCGCGTGCATCATCCCTTGAGCCGTACTTTCATGACCTGGGGGTATTCGGCGCTGTTCACGCTGATCGCTTTTCGCCGCGTGACCGATGGGACCAACGGCTTTCGCGCCTTCCTGACCGACACTGCGCTCTCGTTTCCGCTGGGTCAGGAGTGGCTGAATCGCTACGAACTGGAGCCATATCTGTATTTTCGCTGCCTCCAGAAAGGCGTTGCCGTTGAGGTACCGGCAACCAAAGTGTATCCCCTTGATCGTAAGATAGGCTATACCAAGATGCGGCCATTCCGCGATTGGTGGCGGATCTTCCGCCCGCTGCTGCTGGTGCGGCTTGGTATTCGCCGGTAA
- a CDS encoding Gfo/Idh/MocA family oxidoreductase, producing MTQSNVNQQAHIDEHAPQERSDGSSGHLRVGVIGCGQWGQNYLRVLSELEQTKLVVACDTRPDIRQRVAARYPGVRVVASVDELLSAEDIQAVVVATDARSHFALASAALRAGKHTLCEKPLTTQVEEAVALAQCADACQRTLMVGHIFRYNAGVNALRQEILDPGFGEVCYLCLVRTNLGPIRPDVNAAWDLAPHDISIVLHLLDHMPLRVTAQGFSYLQAGREDVVFITLEMPGGVAAHLRVSWLDPRKVREVTVVGRQRMAVLDDVQPMEGLRIYDKGAREEPSPYASYGEFQYVVRSGEVRIPPVRGDEPLREQARHFVQAALAGRRPLSDGWDGVRVVAIMDAIQRSLKAGGVPVEMEQRYVLFSSGA from the coding sequence GTGACTCAAAGCAACGTGAACCAGCAAGCGCACATTGATGAGCATGCGCCCCAGGAACGCTCTGATGGGTCGTCCGGTCATCTGCGCGTGGGTGTGATCGGGTGTGGGCAGTGGGGGCAGAATTACCTGCGCGTCTTATCGGAATTGGAGCAGACAAAACTTGTTGTCGCGTGTGACACGCGGCCCGACATACGGCAGCGTGTGGCCGCGCGCTATCCGGGTGTGCGTGTGGTGGCCTCGGTGGATGAACTCTTGAGCGCCGAGGACATCCAGGCGGTCGTCGTAGCGACTGATGCTCGCTCCCATTTTGCCCTTGCCTCAGCCGCCTTGCGCGCGGGCAAGCATACCCTCTGTGAGAAGCCGCTGACTACGCAGGTAGAGGAGGCGGTTGCCCTGGCGCAGTGCGCCGATGCGTGTCAGCGGACGTTGATGGTCGGCCATATTTTCCGCTATAACGCGGGCGTGAACGCGCTCCGGCAGGAAATACTCGATCCTGGCTTTGGAGAGGTGTGTTACCTTTGTCTGGTGCGCACCAACCTTGGGCCAATTCGCCCGGATGTGAATGCCGCCTGGGATCTTGCCCCGCATGATATATCTATTGTGTTGCATCTGCTTGATCATATGCCGCTCCGCGTCACCGCGCAGGGCTTTTCGTACCTGCAAGCGGGGCGCGAGGATGTTGTCTTCATCACCCTCGAAATGCCAGGCGGCGTGGCGGCGCACCTGCGGGTGAGCTGGCTTGATCCCCGCAAAGTACGTGAGGTCACGGTGGTTGGTCGGCAGAGAATGGCGGTGCTGGATGATGTGCAGCCGATGGAAGGGCTGCGCATTTACGATAAAGGCGCGAGGGAGGAGCCTTCGCCTTACGCTTCTTACGGCGAGTTTCAGTATGTGGTACGCAGCGGCGAGGTGCGTATCCCTCCGGTGCGCGGCGATGAGCCGCTGCGCGAGCAGGCGCGCCATTTTGTTCAGGCGGCGCTGGCTGGCCGCCGCCCGTTGAGCGATGGATGGGATGGAGTGCGCGTTGTCGCTATCATGGATGCGATCCAGCGATCTCTCAAGGCGGGCGGCGTGCCGGTGGAAATGGAACAACGTTATGTCCTCTTTTCCTCTGGAGCATGA
- a CDS encoding prenyltransferase: MNAAVSAQPGRIAFFAQTTRAQVLPVMMAPVLLGTALAWDQLQVFNIGFFLLAFVGALVAHLGANVINDVFDFRSGADQKAATLDTGDTKQTIPTGSVNLLTGKLTLRQYWTLAGALFGVALACGLVLTIWRPWTLAFAVGGFLLAFFYVAPPVRLAYVGRGAGEIDIVLAFGVLPLVGAFYVQAGTVTWQAVAVSLAVGLYTMTVLYFHHFLHWRADRAVGKMSPVAALGEARGRIVGYALLALVGLVILADSFIGALPWYAAFAALTILLPLNALRQADGSLPGYLRVMANLMNGNLLAALIMLAASIVQGILR; encoded by the coding sequence ATGAACGCGGCGGTAAGCGCCCAACCAGGGCGCATAGCCTTTTTTGCGCAGACGACGCGCGCCCAGGTGCTGCCGGTGATGATGGCCCCGGTGCTGCTCGGCACAGCACTGGCCTGGGATCAACTCCAGGTCTTCAACATCGGCTTCTTCTTACTGGCCTTTGTGGGCGCGCTGGTGGCTCACCTGGGGGCAAACGTCATCAACGATGTTTTCGATTTTCGCAGCGGCGCGGACCAGAAGGCGGCGACGCTGGATACCGGCGACACGAAGCAGACGATCCCCACCGGCTCGGTCAACTTGCTGACGGGCAAGCTAACGCTGCGCCAATACTGGACGCTGGCGGGCGCGCTCTTTGGTGTGGCCCTGGCCTGCGGGCTGGTCCTGACCATCTGGCGGCCCTGGACGCTGGCGTTTGCTGTTGGCGGCTTCTTGCTGGCCTTCTTCTATGTTGCGCCGCCGGTGCGCCTGGCCTACGTGGGGCGCGGCGCGGGCGAAATAGATATTGTGCTGGCCTTTGGTGTCTTGCCGCTGGTAGGGGCGTTCTATGTCCAGGCCGGAACAGTGACCTGGCAGGCAGTGGCCGTATCGCTGGCAGTGGGCCTGTACACCATGACCGTGTTATACTTCCATCACTTCCTGCACTGGCGGGCTGATCGAGCCGTAGGCAAAATGTCGCCCGTAGCCGCGCTGGGCGAAGCGCGCGGGCGTATCGTCGGCTACGCGCTGCTGGCGCTGGTGGGGCTGGTGATTCTGGCCGATAGCTTTATCGGCGCGCTGCCCTGGTACGCGGCGTTCGCGGCGCTGACCATTCTGCTGCCGCTCAACGCGCTGCGGCAGGCCGATGGCTCGCTGCCGGGCTATCTGCGCGTGATGGCGAATCTGATGAATGGCAACCTGCTGGCGGCCCTGATCATGCTGGCGGCCAGCATCGTCCAGGGCATTCTGCGCTAA
- a CDS encoding DegT/DnrJ/EryC1/StrS family aminotransferase has protein sequence MSVPFVDLKAQLAPIRSDIDAAVARVLDSCHFILGEEVAAFEEEFAAFCGTRACVGMDSGISALELGLRAAGVGPGDEVITVSHTFIATVSAISFTGATPVLVEVRPDTYLMDPASIEAAITPRTRAIVPVHLYGQTVDMDPLMELAARHQLFVLEDACQAHGARYKGRRAGSLGHAAAFSFYPGKNLGAAGDAGALTTNDPALAQRVRMLRNYGQKVKYHHEMLAFNRRLDSMQAAILRVKLRALDAWNAARRQVAHAYTTRLAGLPIGLPQAAEANEPVWHLYVIRAADRAALQNSLAAAGIETGLHYPVPIHHQRAYPELAGLRFPVSEWIAAQCLSLPVFAEMTETQITAVLEAVAQATRSAEAPAGAPITVTR, from the coding sequence ATGTCTGTTCCGTTTGTGGACCTCAAAGCGCAGCTCGCTCCGATTCGATCTGATATTGACGCTGCCGTTGCGCGGGTGCTGGATAGCTGCCACTTCATCCTGGGAGAAGAGGTGGCGGCCTTCGAGGAGGAGTTTGCCGCGTTTTGCGGGACGCGCGCCTGTGTGGGCATGGACTCAGGTATCAGCGCGCTTGAATTGGGGCTGCGCGCGGCGGGGGTTGGTCCGGGCGACGAGGTGATTACGGTCAGCCATACGTTTATCGCCACCGTCTCGGCGATTTCGTTCACAGGGGCCACGCCTGTTCTGGTGGAAGTGCGGCCCGATACCTATCTGATGGACCCGGCTTCGATAGAAGCGGCGATTACGCCGCGCACCAGAGCGATTGTGCCGGTGCATCTCTATGGTCAGACGGTGGATATGGACCCGCTGATGGAGCTTGCGGCGCGTCATCAGTTGTTTGTGTTGGAGGACGCCTGCCAGGCACATGGCGCGCGCTATAAGGGCCGCCGCGCGGGGAGCCTGGGCCACGCCGCCGCCTTCAGTTTCTATCCGGGGAAAAACCTGGGGGCGGCTGGCGACGCCGGGGCGCTGACGACGAATGATCCGGCATTGGCGCAGCGGGTGCGGATGCTGCGCAACTATGGGCAGAAGGTCAAATATCATCATGAGATGCTGGCCTTCAATCGGCGGCTCGATAGCATGCAGGCGGCGATACTGCGGGTGAAGCTGCGCGCTCTCGACGCCTGGAACGCTGCCCGTCGCCAGGTTGCGCACGCCTACACGACACGGCTGGCCGGGCTGCCCATCGGGCTGCCGCAGGCGGCGGAAGCCAATGAGCCGGTCTGGCATCTGTATGTCATTCGCGCAGCGGATCGAGCGGCGTTGCAGAACAGCCTGGCGGCGGCTGGCATTGAGACGGGGCTGCATTATCCGGTTCCTATCCATCACCAGAGGGCGTACCCTGAACTGGCGGGCCTGCGCTTCCCGGTCAGCGAGTGGATTGCCGCGCAGTGCCTTTCGCTTCCGGTGTTTGCGGAGATGACCGAAACACAGATTACGGCTGTCCTGGAAGCTGTGGCCCAGGCGACCAGGAGCGCGGAAGCGCCTGCGGGCGCGCCGATCACCGTAACGCGGTGA
- a CDS encoding transposase: MLILEYKLRTNQRQQSAIEAAIRTTQFVRNKALRLWMDTRGTGKNDLQAYCAQLAKDYPFAARLNAMARQAAADRAWFAIARFYENCRNHKPGKKGYPRFQKENRSVEYKTSGWRLEPDGRSLTFTDGHSIGTLRLIGTRSIETFPMQQIKRVRLLKRADGYYVQLAVQADRQIDHSPTGKQVGIDVGLKAFYTDSAGQQVDNPRYLRKAEAKLKRLHRRVSRKQKRGKNRKKASKRLAKGYLKVSRQRKDFAAKAASALVSSHDLIAYEDLKIASLVKNHHLAKSISDASWGLFLGWLRYYGSLHGISVVAVSPRFTTQDCSGCGFRVKKTLSMRTHVCPECGLVLDRDHNAALNILELALNRTAGQAGTGAASAVRNASGQGTSGSRKRLRSAKLAG, translated from the coding sequence GTGCTGATTCTGGAGTACAAACTTAGGACCAATCAACGCCAGCAAAGCGCGATTGAGGCAGCCATCCGTACCACGCAGTTTGTGCGCAACAAGGCGCTCCGGTTGTGGATGGATACGCGGGGTACGGGCAAAAATGACCTGCAAGCCTACTGCGCGCAACTGGCGAAAGACTACCCGTTTGCCGCGCGGCTCAATGCGATGGCCCGCCAGGCGGCGGCTGATCGTGCCTGGTTTGCAATTGCACGCTTCTACGAGAACTGCCGGAACCACAAGCCAGGGAAGAAGGGCTATCCCCGCTTCCAGAAAGAGAACCGGTCTGTCGAGTACAAGACCTCTGGCTGGCGGTTGGAACCGGATGGGCGTTCGCTCACCTTCACGGACGGACACAGCATTGGGACGCTGCGCCTCATTGGCACACGCTCCATTGAAACGTTTCCCATGCAGCAGATCAAGCGGGTCCGTCTCCTCAAGCGCGCCGACGGGTACTATGTGCAGTTGGCCGTCCAGGCAGATCGACAGATAGACCACTCGCCGACGGGGAAACAGGTGGGCATTGATGTCGGCTTGAAAGCCTTCTACACCGATTCTGCGGGCCAACAGGTAGACAATCCTCGCTATCTCAGGAAGGCCGAGGCCAAACTGAAACGCTTGCATCGGCGCGTCTCCCGCAAGCAGAAACGCGGGAAGAACCGCAAGAAAGCCAGCAAACGCCTGGCAAAAGGCTATCTGAAAGTCAGTAGGCAGCGTAAAGACTTCGCCGCGAAGGCGGCAAGTGCGCTCGTCTCGTCTCACGACCTGATCGCCTACGAAGACCTCAAGATAGCCAGCCTGGTCAAGAATCATCATCTTGCCAAGAGTATCAGCGATGCCAGTTGGGGGCTGTTCCTGGGCTGGCTCAGATACTATGGCTCCCTGCATGGCATTTCCGTGGTGGCCGTCTCCCCACGCTTCACCACGCAGGATTGCTCTGGCTGTGGGTTCCGGGTCAAGAAGACGCTCAGCATGCGGACGCACGTTTGCCCGGAATGCGGTTTGGTGCTTGATCGAGATCATAATGCGGCTCTCAACATCTTAGAACTGGCCCTCAACCGTACCGCCGGGCAGGCGGGAACGGGTGCTGCCTCGGCAGTACGTAACGCTTCTGGACAGGGAACCTCTGGTAGCCGCAAGCGATTGCGGTCTGCTAAGCTCGCTGGATGA